Proteins co-encoded in one Polaromonas vacuolata genomic window:
- a CDS encoding cytochrome C assembly family protein, which translates to MILALSSGWGLAAAAGAVASYSVLALSASRLSPRTLRGVLFAAWLLHGLVLTTGLIAEPLRFGFAPALSMTVWLVLSIYAVESQLLPQLGTHWALASLGALAVALTVVFPGSFYHRIASPWLPLHWALGIASYGLFAVAVVHGWLTTRTERAMRLATSCDTGVPLLTLERLTFRFVQAGFVLLTATLLVGWLFAEQLYGLGQVWSWSHKTIFSVLAWLTFAGLLVGRARLGWRGQKAVRLLYLGSGLLLLGYVGSRFVLEVILHRL; encoded by the coding sequence ATGATTTTAGCTTTGAGTTCCGGGTGGGGTCTTGCAGCAGCCGCAGGTGCTGTTGCAAGCTATAGCGTGCTCGCCTTATCGGCCAGCCGTTTGAGTCCGCGCACCCTGCGCGGCGTATTGTTTGCCGCATGGCTACTGCATGGTTTGGTACTGACCACTGGCCTGATCGCGGAACCACTTCGCTTTGGCTTTGCACCCGCACTCTCGATGACAGTGTGGTTGGTACTCAGCATTTATGCGGTCGAGAGCCAGCTGTTGCCTCAGCTTGGCACGCACTGGGCGTTGGCCAGTTTGGGCGCATTGGCAGTCGCGTTGACAGTGGTCTTTCCGGGTAGTTTTTACCACCGCATAGCCTCGCCTTGGCTGCCGCTGCACTGGGCGTTGGGCATTGCCTCTTACGGGCTGTTTGCTGTAGCAGTAGTGCACGGCTGGCTGACAACGCGCACCGAGCGCGCCATGCGTCTGGCCACTTCTTGCGACACTGGCGTGCCGCTGTTAACGCTAGAGCGTCTGACTTTTCGCTTTGTTCAGGCCGGTTTTGTGCTGCTCACAGCAACGCTGCTAGTGGGTTGGCTATTTGCCGAGCAGCTCTATGGACTGGGCCAGGTTTGGAGTTGGAGTCACAAAACCATTTTTTCAGTCTTAGCCTGGCTAACTTTTGCCGGTCTTTTGGTTGGAAGAGCGCGTCTAGGCTGGCGCGGCCAGAAAGCGGTTCGCCTGCTGTATTTAGGTTCAGGTCTGCTGCTGCTGGGCTATGTCGGTTCGCGCTTTGTGCTTGAGGTCATACTCCACCGCTTATGA
- a CDS encoding PP0621 family protein, with protein MKYLLLFILVLCVIGWWRNLARGDSQSNEATKRTAQPRQTALPPTQIVACRVCDLHLPRREALVGPAGLYCCEAHRKIGT; from the coding sequence ATGAAATATCTGCTCCTCTTTATTTTGGTTCTCTGCGTGATCGGCTGGTGGCGCAACCTTGCGCGAGGCGACAGCCAGAGCAACGAAGCCACCAAGCGCACAGCGCAACCACGCCAAACCGCCCTACCGCCTACCCAAATCGTCGCCTGCCGGGTCTGTGACCTGCACTTGCCGCGCCGTGAAGCACTGGTCGGGCCAGCCGGGCTGTACTGCTGCGAAGCACACCGAAAAATAGGCACGTAA
- the ampD gene encoding 1,6-anhydro-N-acetylmuramyl-L-alanine amidase AmpD: protein MLESQPKSTGLWSHGWYQHARVLASPNFGPRPEAAHIDLVVIHSISLPPGEFGNGQVQQLFTNQLDWDAHPYFQSIRGLQVSAHFFITRLGHLWQFVSCDDRAWHAGSSEYRGRSDCNNDSIGIELEGLEGDRFEPAQYETLSSLCSSVLTHYPIAHIAGHEHIAPGRKFDPGAGFDWTLLQHSLSASKEYFPTVGDDA, encoded by the coding sequence ATGCTTGAATCCCAACCTAAAAGCACTGGCCTGTGGTCCCACGGCTGGTACCAGCACGCCAGAGTGCTGGCTTCACCCAATTTCGGTCCACGCCCAGAGGCGGCACACATCGATTTAGTCGTGATCCACTCCATCAGCTTACCGCCTGGCGAGTTTGGTAACGGCCAAGTGCAGCAATTGTTTACCAATCAGCTTGACTGGGATGCTCACCCGTATTTTCAAAGTATTCGCGGGTTGCAGGTGTCGGCGCATTTTTTCATTACCCGACTAGGTCATCTGTGGCAGTTCGTGAGCTGCGACGACCGCGCTTGGCATGCCGGCTCATCCGAGTACCGCGGCCGCAGCGATTGCAACAACGACTCAATTGGCATTGAACTCGAAGGTTTGGAGGGCGACCGCTTCGAACCCGCTCAATATGAAACCCTCAGCAGCTTATGCAGCTCAGTGCTGACGCATTACCCAATAGCTCACATTGCCGGCCACGAACATATTGCACCGGGCCGCAAATTCGATCCTGGTGCGGGCTTTGACTGGACGCTGCTGCAACACAGCCTAAGCGCGTCAAAAGAGTACTTCCCCACAGTTGGTGACGACGCCTGA
- a CDS encoding ribonucleoside-diphosphate reductase subunit alpha, translated as MQNTLNTVSAASAGNALHSPSTHQGQAQASLFSDYQILRRNGAVVPFAPSKIAVAVMKAFLAVHGTQGAASASIRETVDELTQTVVRALMRSRPGGGTFHIEDVQDQVELGLMRGGHHEIARAYVLYREKRTQERTQERARTPQAAAVPLLHVTDKGQRVALDIRNLQALIEASCANLGAGVVAAPIVSETMRNLYDGVPIDEVYKAAILAARTLIEKDPDYTYATARLLMHTIRREVLGEEVDHAHMQTRYAAYFPEFIAKGVANELLDEKLASFDLARLGAALKPERDLQFDYLGLQTLFDRYFLHVRKLRIELPQAFFMRVAMGLSLNESDREARAIEFYELLSSFDFMSSTPTLFNSGTRRAQLSSCYLTTVADDLGGIYDAIKENALLSKFAGGLGNDWTPVRALGAHIKGTNGESQGVVPFLKVVNDTAVAVNQGGKRKGAVCAYLETWHLDIEEFLELRKNTGDDRRRTHDMNTANWIPDLFMRRVMEKGSWTLFSPNDTPDLHDKYGREFEAIYTAYEERAERGELKPSRKLQATDMWRKMLSMLFETGHPWITFKDVCNIRSPQQHVGVVHSSNLCTEITLNTSETETAVCNLGSINLVQHLMDGPDGQRMLDSKKLQKTITTAMRMLDNVIDINYYAVKKARDSNMLHRPVGLGLMGFQDCLYELRVPYASQAAVDFADTSMEAICYHAYWASTELAKERGKYQTYEGSLWDKGILPYDTMDMLAKERGGYVEVDRSMTLDWDALRAKIARDGMRNSNCVAIAPTATISNIIGVDACIEPCFGNLSVKSNLSGEFTVINGYLVRDLKRLGLWDDVMVVDLKHFDGSLRPIDRVPPEIKALYATAFEVETSWIVEAAARRQKWIDQAQSLNIYMAGASGKKLDETYKLAWLRGLKTTYYLRTMSATHAEKSTVQAGKMNAVSSGSATAASTASSAPSALDLAAAAALVQMSASPATDIKFCAIDDPGCEACQ; from the coding sequence ATGCAAAACACCCTCAATACCGTCAGCGCGGCCAGCGCTGGCAATGCCCTTCATTCACCCTCGACCCATCAAGGACAGGCCCAAGCCAGTCTATTTAGCGACTACCAAATTCTGCGCCGCAACGGCGCTGTCGTGCCGTTTGCGCCCAGCAAGATTGCGGTTGCCGTGATGAAGGCCTTTCTCGCCGTTCATGGCACGCAAGGTGCCGCCTCAGCGAGCATTCGCGAGACCGTTGATGAGTTGACCCAAACTGTGGTGCGCGCACTGATGCGCTCGCGCCCGGGAGGCGGCACCTTCCATATTGAAGACGTGCAAGACCAGGTCGAACTAGGCCTGATGCGCGGTGGCCACCACGAAATCGCCAGAGCTTATGTGCTGTACCGCGAAAAACGCACGCAAGAACGTACTCAGGAACGCGCCCGCACCCCACAAGCGGCCGCCGTACCCCTGTTGCATGTGACGGACAAGGGTCAGCGCGTGGCGCTAGACATCCGCAATCTACAGGCTTTGATCGAAGCTTCTTGCGCCAACCTTGGCGCCGGTGTGGTGGCTGCACCGATTGTTTCTGAGACCATGCGCAATCTGTACGACGGCGTGCCAATAGACGAGGTCTACAAAGCTGCGATTCTCGCGGCCCGCACGCTGATAGAAAAAGATCCGGACTACACCTACGCCACTGCGCGTTTGCTGATGCACACCATTCGCCGCGAAGTGTTGGGTGAAGAAGTCGATCACGCCCACATGCAAACGCGCTACGCCGCCTACTTTCCAGAGTTCATCGCCAAGGGCGTAGCTAACGAGTTGCTGGACGAAAAACTCGCCAGCTTTGACTTAGCTCGACTCGGCGCAGCGCTCAAGCCAGAGCGCGATTTGCAATTTGACTACCTCGGCCTGCAGACATTGTTTGACCGTTACTTTCTGCACGTGCGCAAGCTACGCATAGAGCTGCCGCAGGCATTTTTCATGCGCGTCGCCATGGGCTTATCTCTCAACGAGAGCGACCGTGAAGCGCGCGCCATTGAGTTCTACGAGTTGCTCTCCTCGTTTGATTTCATGTCCAGCACGCCAACCCTATTTAATTCTGGGACTCGCCGCGCACAGCTTTCTTCATGCTACCTAACCACAGTGGCAGACGACTTAGGCGGCATCTACGACGCCATCAAAGAAAATGCATTGCTGTCTAAATTTGCTGGCGGCTTGGGCAACGACTGGACACCCGTGCGCGCACTGGGTGCCCACATCAAGGGAACCAATGGCGAGTCCCAAGGCGTTGTGCCATTCCTGAAAGTTGTCAATGACACGGCCGTGGCCGTCAATCAAGGCGGCAAGCGCAAGGGCGCGGTGTGTGCCTATCTTGAGACGTGGCACTTAGACATCGAAGAATTCCTCGAGTTGCGCAAAAACACGGGCGACGATCGTCGCCGCACGCACGACATGAATACAGCCAACTGGATTCCAGACTTGTTCATGCGCCGGGTGATGGAAAAAGGCAGCTGGACGCTGTTCTCGCCAAACGACACGCCCGACTTGCACGACAAATATGGCCGTGAATTCGAAGCCATCTACACCGCTTATGAAGAGCGCGCCGAACGCGGCGAGCTCAAGCCTTCACGCAAACTGCAAGCCACAGACATGTGGCGCAAGATGCTGTCGATGTTGTTTGAAACGGGTCATCCTTGGATTACTTTTAAAGACGTTTGCAACATTCGCTCGCCGCAGCAACACGTGGGCGTGGTTCACTCCTCAAACCTGTGCACAGAAATCACACTCAACACCAGCGAGACTGAAACCGCTGTGTGTAATTTGGGCTCAATCAACTTGGTCCAGCATTTGATGGACGGCCCCGACGGTCAGCGCATGCTCGATAGCAAGAAGCTGCAAAAAACCATCACCACGGCCATGCGCATGTTGGATAACGTTATCGACATCAACTACTACGCAGTTAAAAAAGCGCGTGACTCCAACATGTTGCACCGCCCTGTGGGCTTGGGCCTAATGGGCTTTCAAGACTGCTTGTACGAGTTGCGTGTGCCCTACGCCTCGCAAGCGGCGGTGGACTTTGCCGACACATCCATGGAAGCCATTTGCTACCACGCCTACTGGGCGTCGACCGAATTAGCAAAAGAACGCGGCAAATACCAAACCTACGAAGGCTCGCTGTGGGACAAGGGCATCTTGCCTTACGACACCATGGACATGTTGGCCAAAGAGCGCGGCGGCTATGTAGAAGTTGACCGCAGCATGACGCTTGACTGGGATGCACTGCGTGCAAAAATTGCCCGCGACGGCATGCGCAATTCCAACTGCGTAGCGATCGCACCAACTGCTACCATTTCCAACATCATCGGCGTGGATGCTTGTATTGAGCCTTGCTTTGGCAACCTCTCAGTCAAGTCCAATCTGTCTGGTGAATTCACCGTCATCAACGGCTACTTGGTGCGTGACCTCAAACGCTTAGGTTTGTGGGACGACGTGATGGTGGTTGACCTGAAACACTTCGACGGATCACTGCGCCCGATAGACCGCGTACCACCAGAAATTAAAGCTTTGTATGCCACTGCGTTTGAAGTCGAAACCTCTTGGATAGTCGAGGCTGCAGCAAGGCGCCAAAAGTGGATTGACCAAGCGCAATCACTGAACATTTATATGGCTGGCGCATCCGGCAAAAAGCTCGACGAGACCTACAAACTGGCTTGGTTGCGCGGCTTGAAAACGACTTACTATCTGCGCACCATGAGCGCTACCCACGCCGAAAAATCCACTGTTCAAGCCGGCAAGATGAACGCCGTTTCATCGGGCAGCGCCACCGCCGCTTCAACTGCCAGCAGCGCGCCTAGCGCACTGGATTTGGCAGCGGCCGCAGCGTTGGTTCAGATGAGTGCGTCACCTGCGACTGACATTAAGTTCTGCGCGATTGACGACCCTGGCTGCGAAGCCTGCCAATAA
- a CDS encoding ribonucleotide-diphosphate reductase subunit beta, which translates to MLTWEEDVIPSVQKTPAASPPEKAQSRSNELPAFSYADSLSAVTTNASASATTAASKNTNTDNAHAEAATSNLEPVAAAPVANRVKAADKRIINGRTDVNQLVPFKYKWAWEKYLASCANHWMPQEVNMTRDIALWKDPNGLTDDERRLVKRNLGFFVTADSLAANNIVLGTYRHITAPECRQFLLRQAFEEAIHTHAYQYITESLGLDEAEIFNAYNEVQSIKDKDQFLIPFIAVISDPNFKTGTLEADQTLLKSLIVFACLMEGLFFYVGFTQILALGRQNKMTGAAEQYQYILRDESMHCNFGIDLINQLKLENPQLWTADFKAEINALFMQAVELEYRYAEDTMPRGVLGLNASMFKGYLRYIANRRATQIGLEALFPNEENPFPWMSEMIDLKKERNFFETRVIEYQSGGALSWD; encoded by the coding sequence ATGTTGACTTGGGAAGAAGACGTCATACCGTCAGTGCAAAAAACACCCGCCGCCAGCCCACCGGAAAAGGCTCAGAGCCGCTCTAACGAACTACCGGCATTCTCTTATGCAGACAGTCTTTCAGCTGTCACCACCAACGCATCAGCGAGCGCAACAACAGCGGCGTCGAAAAACACAAACACTGATAACGCACACGCAGAAGCGGCCACTTCAAACCTTGAACCCGTCGCTGCAGCACCGGTTGCCAATCGCGTCAAAGCTGCCGACAAGCGCATCATCAACGGCCGTACCGATGTCAACCAACTCGTGCCGTTCAAATACAAATGGGCATGGGAAAAATACCTCGCTAGCTGCGCCAACCACTGGATGCCGCAAGAAGTCAACATGACGCGCGACATCGCGCTTTGGAAAGACCCCAACGGTTTGACCGATGACGAGCGTCGTCTGGTCAAACGCAATCTAGGCTTTTTCGTCACGGCCGACTCACTCGCTGCCAACAATATCGTGTTGGGCACTTATCGCCACATCACGGCACCCGAATGCCGCCAGTTTCTACTGCGTCAAGCATTTGAAGAAGCCATTCACACGCACGCCTACCAGTACATCACCGAGTCACTCGGCCTAGATGAAGCGGAGATTTTCAACGCCTACAACGAAGTGCAGTCGATCAAGGACAAGGACCAGTTTCTTATTCCATTTATCGCCGTCATTTCCGACCCCAACTTCAAGACCGGAACACTAGAAGCTGACCAGACTTTGCTCAAGTCGCTCATCGTATTTGCGTGCCTGATGGAAGGCCTGTTCTTCTACGTCGGCTTTACGCAAATTTTGGCGCTGGGTCGTCAAAACAAAATGACTGGTGCTGCCGAGCAATACCAGTACATACTGCGCGACGAGTCTATGCATTGCAACTTTGGTATTGATCTGATTAACCAACTCAAGCTTGAAAATCCACAGCTTTGGACAGCGGACTTTAAAGCCGAAATCAATGCCTTGTTCATGCAGGCAGTTGAGCTCGAATACCGCTATGCAGAAGACACCATGCCACGCGGTGTGCTGGGTCTGAACGCCTCTATGTTCAAAGGCTATTTGCGCTACATTGCGAACCGCCGCGCAACTCAGATTGGACTGGAAGCTTTGTTCCCTAACGAAGAAAATCCATTCCCTTGGATGAGCGAGATGATAGATCTGAAGAAAGAACGCAATTTCTTTGAAACTCGCGTGATTGAATATCAATCAGGCGGCGCCTTGTCGTGGGATTAA
- a CDS encoding histone produces the protein MATAKKTVAKKVPAKKAPAAKKIVAAKALVKKVATKAAPKAIKATKKVAPVKVPAKKVALKPVLVSKTPAKKAVVIKSIVKKAMAKPIVIKKATVKAAVKAVKLVKATKPVKAVKAVKAAVPVKAAKAIKAVKIAAPVKVKKVLKAATPVKPAKVVKAAKVVKIAAKPAAKKAVKAPAAKSASAQTSLNPQAAWPFPTASKP, from the coding sequence ATGGCAACTGCGAAAAAAACTGTGGCAAAAAAAGTCCCAGCTAAGAAAGCCCCCGCTGCTAAAAAAATAGTGGCGGCAAAGGCTCTAGTAAAAAAAGTAGCGACCAAAGCTGCGCCTAAAGCGATTAAAGCAACTAAAAAAGTAGCGCCCGTAAAAGTGCCGGCTAAAAAAGTTGCGCTCAAGCCAGTATTGGTTTCAAAAACACCAGCTAAAAAAGCTGTCGTGATTAAGTCAATAGTAAAAAAGGCAATGGCAAAACCGATAGTGATCAAAAAAGCGACTGTAAAAGCAGCCGTAAAAGCGGTCAAATTGGTCAAGGCTACCAAACCTGTGAAAGCGGTAAAAGCTGTAAAAGCGGCTGTGCCAGTCAAGGCAGCAAAAGCTATCAAGGCAGTGAAAATCGCCGCACCAGTAAAGGTCAAAAAAGTGCTCAAAGCAGCAACGCCTGTCAAACCGGCAAAAGTAGTAAAAGCGGCAAAAGTCGTGAAGATCGCTGCAAAACCTGCGGCCAAAAAAGCGGTGAAAGCACCGGCAGCCAAGTCAGCATCGGCTCAGACCAGTCTGAACCCGCAAGCAGCATGGCCTTTCCCTACGGCCAGCAAGCCGTAA
- a CDS encoding DUF167 domain-containing protein: MTQQLGFFYNSSLIFYPLKQGTSISKPPSAAFLHTDKNGNTRIDIHVMPNASKTTVYGLSGEAGKIALKLRLNAPPVDGKANAALIKWMANTLGVSQRSLELVRGETSRHKQLAMLAETAERADWSKLMAMLEAC; encoded by the coding sequence GTGACTCAGCAACTGGGCTTTTTTTATAACTCAAGTTTAATTTTTTATCCGCTAAAGCAGGGGACTTCCATCAGCAAACCGCCCAGTGCTGCCTTTTTGCATACCGATAAAAATGGCAATACCCGTATCGATATCCATGTCATGCCCAATGCGTCCAAGACCACGGTATATGGCCTGTCCGGTGAAGCAGGGAAAATCGCACTCAAGCTCAGGCTTAACGCTCCACCGGTAGACGGCAAAGCCAACGCAGCCCTGATCAAATGGATGGCTAACACGCTGGGTGTTAGCCAACGTTCGCTAGAGTTGGTGCGCGGCGAAACCAGTCGGCACAAACAACTGGCCATGCTTGCAGAAACTGCAGAGCGCGCAGATTGGTCCAAGCTGATGGCAATGTTAGAGGCATGCTGA
- a CDS encoding carbohydrate kinase family protein — MSALICGSLAFDTIMTFEGRFSEQILPDQLHILNVSFLVPALRREFGGCAGNIAYCLQQLGGTPLPLASIGSDGAGYAARMRGQGISTEFIHEVPDSYTAQAMIMTDRDNNQITAFHPGAMSHAHLNPVPQHSDIKIGIVSPDGREAMQTHAAQFSQAKIPFLFDPGQGLPMFDGADLKAFVAMADWITVNDYEGKLLCDRTALSCEQLSRQVKGLIVTLGADGCDVWVDGEKTHVPPVLATEVLDPTGCGDAFRGALLFGLERGWSLVRCAELGNRVGSHKIAHYGCQNYTLEAIVASL, encoded by the coding sequence ATGTCTGCCTTGATTTGCGGCTCGCTAGCCTTTGACACCATCATGACTTTTGAGGGGCGTTTTTCGGAACAGATATTGCCTGACCAATTACACATCCTGAACGTCTCCTTTCTCGTGCCCGCTTTGCGGCGCGAGTTCGGCGGTTGTGCTGGCAATATCGCTTACTGTTTGCAGCAGTTAGGCGGCACACCCTTGCCATTGGCTAGCATTGGCAGTGATGGTGCCGGTTATGCGGCGCGCATGCGCGGTCAAGGCATCAGTACTGAGTTTATTCACGAGGTGCCAGACTCCTACACCGCGCAAGCCATGATCATGACGGATCGTGACAACAATCAGATCACCGCTTTTCATCCGGGCGCTATGTCGCATGCCCACCTCAACCCAGTGCCGCAGCACAGCGATATCAAAATTGGAATCGTCTCGCCTGATGGCCGCGAAGCTATGCAGACGCACGCGGCACAATTTAGCCAGGCAAAGATTCCTTTCCTGTTTGATCCGGGCCAAGGTCTGCCCATGTTCGATGGTGCTGATCTAAAGGCCTTCGTGGCCATGGCTGACTGGATTACTGTCAACGACTACGAAGGCAAGTTGTTGTGCGACCGCACAGCTCTTAGCTGCGAGCAGCTCTCCCGTCAAGTAAAAGGTCTGATCGTGACGCTGGGCGCTGACGGTTGCGATGTTTGGGTGGACGGTGAGAAAACCCATGTGCCGCCAGTGTTGGCGACTGAAGTTCTAGACCCTACTGGTTGCGGCGATGCGTTTCGCGGTGCGCTGTTGTTTGGGCTTGAGCGCGGCTGGTCGCTGGTGCGCTGCGCTGAGTTGGGTAACCGAGTTGGCTCGCACAAAATCGCTCATTACGGCTGCCAAAACTACACACTAGAAGCGATTGTTGCCAGTCTTTGA
- a CDS encoding DUF3426 domain-containing protein, with protein MSLITRCPECGTMFNVVTDQLKVSQGWVRCGQCTVVFDASLHMQIAALAVPPQDMQDLSASERPKGQAEFSNQHSPELLPQLPTEVEPEPPLQIEPEPAFEPQLESDSDSDSEPPWLPDALWSDRPMDEGLARDVSPEPLDDNPLLQADPLDAKFEPSAQPVPTVLAPEPDFFASKRPEDAYANVSFVRDAERQAFWRRPLTRLVLSFLCLLLTALLLMQIALQQKDYLAARYPFSKPWLQQLCKPFGCQISAFRQIESVVIDSSSFSKLGTQAYRLSFSLKNIDSIPLAMPFVEVTLTDSQDRAVLRRVLAPTQFGAVNELLPGSNFPASLVLRLDTDPEPATDVTAASSPESASVALSARVAGYHLLAFYP; from the coding sequence ATGAGCCTGATTACGCGCTGTCCTGAATGCGGCACGATGTTTAACGTCGTGACCGATCAACTTAAAGTCTCCCAAGGCTGGGTGCGTTGCGGCCAATGCACAGTAGTGTTCGACGCCAGCTTGCATATGCAGATCGCTGCACTTGCAGTACCGCCGCAAGACATGCAAGACTTGTCTGCATCTGAGCGGCCTAAAGGCCAAGCGGAATTCTCGAACCAACATTCCCCCGAGCTTTTGCCTCAACTTCCCACTGAAGTTGAGCCTGAACCTCCGCTTCAGATTGAACCTGAACCTGCATTCGAGCCTCAGCTAGAGTCTGACTCTGACTCTGACTCTGAACCACCTTGGTTACCTGACGCTCTTTGGTCTGACCGACCTATGGACGAGGGATTGGCGCGAGACGTTTCACCGGAGCCGCTCGACGACAATCCTCTGCTGCAAGCTGACCCACTAGACGCAAAGTTTGAGCCCTCAGCCCAACCGGTGCCAACCGTTCTGGCGCCTGAGCCTGATTTCTTTGCCAGCAAGCGACCTGAAGATGCTTACGCTAACGTGTCTTTCGTGCGTGATGCCGAGCGTCAAGCATTTTGGCGCAGGCCGCTGACTCGTTTGGTTTTAAGCTTTTTGTGTCTGCTGCTGACTGCGCTGCTGCTGATGCAGATAGCGCTACAACAAAAAGATTATTTGGCCGCTCGCTACCCTTTTAGCAAGCCTTGGTTGCAGCAATTGTGCAAGCCTTTTGGTTGCCAGATTTCTGCCTTCCGACAAATAGAGTCGGTAGTCATAGACAGCTCCTCTTTTAGCAAGCTTGGAACGCAGGCTTACCGTCTTAGCTTTTCGCTTAAAAATATCGACTCAATACCCTTGGCCATGCCTTTTGTTGAGGTCACTTTGACGGACTCCCAAGACCGAGCAGTGCTTAGGCGGGTACTGGCACCCACTCAGTTTGGTGCTGTTAATGAGCTGCTGCCAGGCTCGAATTTTCCCGCCTCTTTGGTGCTGCGCTTGGACACCGACCCTGAGCCGGCTACCGATGTAACGGCTGCCAGCTCGCCAGAATCTGCCTCAGTCGCGCTGTCTGCTCGTGTTGCCGGTTACCACCTGCTCGCGTTTTATCCATAA
- the prmA gene encoding 50S ribosomal protein L11 methyltransferase, whose amino-acid sequence MFELILLAPVHEVETLSDALDALDALSVSVEDADAHTPAEQALFGEPGMPPPKAGWERSRIVSLFANEALAREAAALLQAQDFFAECSLVAVQAVPDQDWVRLTQSQFTPVEIMPEFWIVPTWHEPPAQAKKVIRLDPGLAFGTGTHPTTRMCLRWIAAQGAARSLGRVLDYGCGSGILAIGAAKFGAVNIDAVDIDDAAVQATRANAQANHAALNEGLPDKASGQYLTVVANILATPLKVLAPLLCNHVLSGGHLVLAGILERQADELKEAYAPWAKLEVTDQEDGWILMTAHF is encoded by the coding sequence ATGTTTGAACTGATTTTGTTGGCCCCGGTGCACGAGGTCGAGACCTTGAGCGATGCGCTGGATGCACTCGATGCGCTGAGCGTGTCGGTCGAAGACGCTGATGCCCACACACCGGCTGAGCAAGCTTTGTTCGGCGAGCCCGGTATGCCGCCGCCCAAGGCCGGCTGGGAACGTTCGCGCATCGTTTCGCTGTTTGCTAACGAAGCCTTGGCGCGCGAAGCGGCTGCCTTGCTGCAAGCGCAGGACTTTTTTGCCGAATGTTCCTTGGTCGCGGTGCAAGCTGTGCCGGATCAAGATTGGGTGCGGCTAACGCAGTCGCAGTTCACGCCGGTCGAGATCATGCCTGAATTTTGGATTGTTCCAACCTGGCACGAGCCACCGGCACAAGCGAAAAAAGTCATCCGCCTAGACCCCGGCTTAGCCTTTGGCACTGGTACCCATCCGACTACTCGTATGTGTTTGCGCTGGATTGCGGCCCAAGGTGCGGCTCGCTCGCTTGGACGTGTCTTGGATTACGGCTGTGGCTCGGGTATTTTGGCCATTGGCGCGGCTAAGTTTGGTGCGGTCAATATTGACGCTGTCGATATCGATGACGCCGCTGTACAAGCTACGCGTGCCAATGCACAGGCCAATCATGCGGCGCTCAATGAAGGTTTGCCAGACAAGGCCAGCGGTCAATACCTCACGGTGGTTGCGAACATCTTGGCCACGCCGTTAAAAGTGCTCGCGCCATTGCTCTGCAACCACGTGCTAAGCGGCGGGCATCTCGTATTAGCCGGTATTCTTGAGCGCCAAGCGGATGAACTCAAAGAGGCTTACGCACCTTGGGCTAAGCTCGAGGTGACCGATCAAGAAGACGGCTGGATCTTGATGACGGCGCACTTTTAA